In Afipia carboxidovorans OM5, the sequence CTCGTCAAGCTTGAGCCACTGGCTCGTGCTGCAAACGCCGCCCGGCAACCGCACGCGCGCCATGAAGGAGTAAGCCGCTTCCAGCTTCTGGCGGCGGCGTTCGTCGCGGATGTCGCGGTCATCCTGCTGATAGATGCCGTGAAACTTCATCAGCTTGTTGTCGCTCGGATCGACCGCGAGCGTGATCGGATCGGCGAGGCTCTGCGCGATGGTGCCGCGAAGCTGATCGCTGTTGGCCTTCAGCGTCTCGTCCGGGCCGAGTTTGTCGAGCGGCTGGGAGACATCGCGGCTGCGATCGACCTTGACTTTCAAATCCATAACATCGTGCCCTTAGTAAACATCGAGCAGATAGCGGCGGTCGCGCTGCAGCGATGCGAGATAGTCCTTCGCGGCCTCATCGCTCAGCCCGCCATGCGTCTCGACGATATTGGCCAGTGCGCCGTGCACGTCGGGCGCCATCCGCGCGGCATCGCCGCAGACATAGAGATGCGCGCCCTCTTCGAGCCAGGCGGAGATGTCGCGGCCCTGCGCACGCAGGCGATCCTGCACATAGACCTTGTCGGCGCCGTCGCGCGAGAAGGCGATATCCATCCGGCTCAGCACGCCGCTCTTCAACAGCCCCTGCCACTCGACCTGATACAGAAAGTCGCTGCGGAAGTTGCGCTCGCCGAAGAACAGCCAGGAACGGCCGCTCGCGCCTTCCACCTCACGCTGCTGCATGAAGGCGCGATAGGGCGCAACGCCCGTGCCGGCGCCGATCATGATGATCGGCACGTCGTTCGTGGGCAGATGGAAATGCGCGCTCGGCTGGATATAGACCGGCAGCGTCGCATCCTCATCCGTGAGCGAGGCAAGATAGCCCGAGGCGACACCGGCGCGCGGCACATCGTGCAGATCGTAACGCACGGTGCTGACGGTGAGATGGACCTCATCGGGTGCGGCCGCGAGGCTCGAGGCAATCGAATAAAGCCGGGGCTGCAGCGGACGCAGACCCGCCAGCAGCGACGCCGGCTCGATCCCCGGCGCCGGGAAGCGCGTCACGATATCGAGGACATGATGCGTGTTGAGGAACGCGGTGCGCGCCGCACCCTCCTCCGGGCTCGCAAGCCGCTTCAGTTCGGCGGCGCCGGTGACGGACGCCCAATGCTCGATAAAGCGCGGCGTCGCGGCGGTGATCTCGAAGGCGCGATTGAGTGCATCCTGCAGCGAGAGCGTTTGCTGCTTCACCGTCACCGATGCATTCGGATCGAGCTTGAGCTGTTCGATGAGTGCCGCGACCACGGCGGAATCGTTGCGCGGCACGACGCCGAGCGCATCGCCCGGCTGATACGACAGGCCGGAGCCTTCCAGCGACAATTCGATATGCCGCGTCTCCTTGGAGGAGCCGCGCCCCGTCAGCACGATGTTGTCGATCACGCGCGCGGGGAACGGGTTCTTCTTGTCGAAGGCGCTGACGGCGACAGGCACGGCACCCGATGCAACAGCTACGGCTGCGGTAGCCGGGGTCGCAGCCGCTTGTGATGGCGCAAGGCGGCTCAGCATATCCGCATGCCAGGCGGCCGCGGGCTCCTCATAATCGACATCGCAATCGACGCGATCGGCAATGCGCTGCGCGCCCAGCTCCTCAAACCTGCGATCGATGCGCTTGCCCGCCTCGCAATATTTCTCGTACGTCGAATCGCCAAGCGCCAATACCGCGAAGCGCAGGTTCGGCAACTTCGGCGCCTTGCGGCTTTCCAGAAACTCGAAGAAGGCGACACCCGCCTGCGGCGGATCGCCTTCGCCATGGGTCGCGGTGACGACGATGAGGTCCTGCTCGTCCTTGAGGCCGCGCACCTTGTAGTCGGCCATGTTGGTGGCGCGGGCATCGATGCCCTGCGTCCTGGCGGCATCGGCAAGCGCCTTGGCGAGCGCCGCGCTGTTGCCGGTCTCGCTTGCGTAAAGAACGTTGAGCGTGCGGGTCGCAAGCGCAACGGGTGCCGCTGCCGCGACCGGCGGCGCGAGATTCGTCGCGGCCGCATTCGTACCAAGCCGGAACGCATCGCCAAGTCCGGAGAAGTAACCGCTGATCCACGTCACCTGCTCGGGCGACAGCGTCGCGGCGAGCGATCTGACATGCTGCCATTGATCTTCGGAGAGGCCTGGGCCCGGAAACATCTTTGTCATCGCAATCCTGCTCTTCGTGCAGCACGAACCCTACGGGCTCGCAGATTCTCTCTCGTCAAAAGCGGCTGCGCGACGTGGCCGTCACTGCGCAATCTGGTGAGAGACAAGTCGTTTTGCTACGTTGTATGCCGCTGTGCAAATGTGCGAGGCGATATAATCCGCAGCAACGAACACACGGAAAAATGCGCGAGAGAACGCTCTTTTGCTTTCCCGCGCGCACGCGAAACATCCTCACTGCGAC encodes:
- a CDS encoding assimilatory sulfite reductase (NADPH) flavoprotein subunit produces the protein MTKMFPGPGLSEDQWQHVRSLAATLSPEQVTWISGYFSGLGDAFRLGTNAAATNLAPPVAAAAPVALATRTLNVLYASETGNSAALAKALADAARTQGIDARATNMADYKVRGLKDEQDLIVVTATHGEGDPPQAGVAFFEFLESRKAPKLPNLRFAVLALGDSTYEKYCEAGKRIDRRFEELGAQRIADRVDCDVDYEEPAAAWHADMLSRLAPSQAAATPATAAVAVASGAVPVAVSAFDKKNPFPARVIDNIVLTGRGSSKETRHIELSLEGSGLSYQPGDALGVVPRNDSAVVAALIEQLKLDPNASVTVKQQTLSLQDALNRAFEITAATPRFIEHWASVTGAAELKRLASPEEGAARTAFLNTHHVLDIVTRFPAPGIEPASLLAGLRPLQPRLYSIASSLAAAPDEVHLTVSTVRYDLHDVPRAGVASGYLASLTDEDATLPVYIQPSAHFHLPTNDVPIIMIGAGTGVAPYRAFMQQREVEGASGRSWLFFGERNFRSDFLYQVEWQGLLKSGVLSRMDIAFSRDGADKVYVQDRLRAQGRDISAWLEEGAHLYVCGDAARMAPDVHGALANIVETHGGLSDEAAKDYLASLQRDRRYLLDVY